From the genome of Ferroacidibacillus organovorans:
AGGATTCTTGGGGTGGAGACGAAGGGGCGTCTCCACCCTTTTTCGATCTGCTACATTCTTGAGGTTTATCGTCTAATCTTGACATAGTAGTGTATCATGATTACTAAGAAACCTGTTTTCTGTGTAAATGGAAAATCATATTCTGATTAAGGAGGCATACAATATGGAAACCCTATTGACGAAAGGACATACCGTGGAGGGGAAGTATTTGGATGCAAAACCCAAGGTTATCAGCGTCTCGAAAAGCCGCCAGATTACCTTGCCGATACAGTATTATCGCGAGCTTGGCATTCATGATGAAGTAGAATGTCTGTTGCGAAATGACGAAATTGTCATTCGGCCAGTTCGACGTGGGGATGATTTCTCAGAAGAGATCCTCAAGGATTTGATTCAACAGGGATACAACGGGGAGGCGTTGTTAACAGAATTTCAGCGATTGCGCGATGGGATTCGTCCGGCAGTAAAACGAATGGTAGATGAGGCACA
Proteins encoded in this window:
- a CDS encoding AbrB/MazE/SpoVT family DNA-binding domain-containing protein; the encoded protein is METLLTKGHTVEGKYLDAKPKVISVSKSRQITLPIQYYRELGIHDEVECLLRNDEIVIRPVRRGDDFSEEILKDLIQQGYNGEALLTEFQRLRDGIRPAVKRMVDEAHQAAKDRMDSRSPEEQLIELFRDDSVEQGD